A part of Nostoc sp. HK-01 genomic DNA contains:
- a CDS encoding two component transcriptional regulator, winged helix family protein: protein MDTRKEKILVVDDEASIRRILETRLSMIGYDVVTAGDGEEALVVFRSSSPDLIVLDVMMPKLDGYGVCQEIRNQSDVPIIMLTALTDVADRITGLELGADDYIAKPFSPKELESRIRCVLRRRASKTNAAGVTSSGIMYVGNIKIDTNKRQVYKDDERVRLTGVEYSLLELLVIHSGQPLSRGEILQRVWGYTSEQHVDTRVVDVHISRLRGKLEDDPENPELILTARGSGYLFQKITEPGH from the coding sequence GTGGACACTCGTAAAGAAAAAATCTTGGTGGTAGATGACGAAGCAAGTATTCGGCGGATTTTGGAAACGCGACTGTCCATGATTGGTTACGATGTGGTCACGGCTGGTGATGGCGAAGAAGCATTAGTAGTGTTCCGTTCATCCTCGCCGGATTTAATTGTTTTGGATGTGATGATGCCGAAGCTAGACGGTTACGGTGTGTGCCAGGAAATACGCAACCAATCAGACGTACCAATTATCATGCTCACAGCCCTAACAGACGTTGCAGATCGGATTACTGGGTTAGAGTTAGGTGCAGATGATTATATCGCTAAACCATTTTCCCCGAAAGAGTTAGAGTCGAGAATTCGTTGTGTACTACGGCGAAGGGCCAGCAAAACGAATGCGGCTGGAGTTACTAGTTCGGGAATCATGTATGTCGGCAATATCAAAATCGATACCAACAAGCGACAAGTTTACAAAGACGATGAACGGGTTCGGTTAACTGGCGTAGAGTACAGCCTGTTAGAGTTGCTGGTGATTCACTCAGGGCAACCCCTATCTCGTGGAGAGATTTTACAACGGGTCTGGGGGTATACTTCAGAACAACACGTAGATACTCGTGTGGTAGATGTGCATATCTCCCGATTAAGGGGAAAGCTAGAAGATGACCCGGAAAATCCAGAGTTAATTTTGACAGCCAGGGGTTCAGGCTATCTATTTCAAAAAATTACTGAACCAGGGCATTGA